The nucleotide window ATTCGAATTTGTTTCCGGAGTATCCACTGGGCTGCGATTTCACAGCTGAGGAGCGGGACTTATTGCGGGCGCTGAACTGGTTGAAGAGCAAGTTCAAGCTCCCGGAAATTCTGGAGCTGGGCAAGGCTGCGCTGGATGCACCAGAGCCTTCGGAATTTCCCATGCATCTGGAGCGGATGCAGCTGACCCACCCCGAAGGATTGAAAGAGGACTTGTTTCAGCGGCTACTGCTCACCGGCCTCAAAGCCACCGTGCAGTAACAGCCACCACAAAAACCTGTGGGAGCGGGCTTGCCCGCGATGGCGGTGGAACAGCCAACATCAATGTTGAATGTGATGACCTCATCGCGGGCAAGCCCGCTCCCACAGGTTCGGTGATGCAGCTGGTTTATTCGATGAAGGTTACAACGCCATCCTTCAGGGACTGCACCCGCGCCAACGATTCAACCCGATAACCCTGGGCATCCAATTCCGCACGACCACCCTGGAACGACTTCTCGATCACAATCCCCAAACCGGCCACGGTCGCGCCGGCCTGTTTGATGATCGAAATCAGCGCTTGCGACGCCTTACCGTTGGCCAAAAAGTCGTCGATGATCAGCACGCGGTCGCTGCTGGTCAGGTGGCGCGGGGAGATCGCCACGGTGCTTTCGGTTTGCTTGGTGAACGAGTAAACGGTCGCCGACAGCAGGTTTTCAGTCAGGGTCAGGGACTGATGCTTGCGGGCGAAAATCACCGGCACGCCAAGGTTCAGGCCAGTCATGATCGCCGGGGCGATGCCCGAGGCTTCAATGGTGACGATCTTGGTGATGCCCGAGTCCTTGAACAGCGTGGCGAATTCGTCGCCGATCAGCTTCATCAGGGCCGGGTCGATCTGGTGGTTCAGAAAGGCGTCGACTTTCAGGACCTGGTCGGAAAGCACGATGCCTTCTTCGCGAATTTTCTTGTGCAGTGCTTCCATGAAGCTTTCCTCTTCGGCGCCTTGTGCGCCCCTAAGCTCTTATGAAAAGTGTTCGATTCTAGCGCTTTAACATTGCGCGTATATCCGCCAATGCGCTGTTGCCCCGAACGGCTTTGACTTCGGTCGGGGTGTCATCGTTGCCTTCCCAGGCCAGATCGTCCGGCGGCAGTTCATCGAGGAAGCGGCTGGGCGCACAGTCGATGATCTCGCCGTATTGCTTACGCTTGGCGGCGAAGGTGAACGCCAGCGTCTGACGCGCTCGGGTAATTCCGACGTAGGCCAGGCGGCGTTCCTCTTCGATGGTGTCGGCTTCGATGCTGGAGCGGTGCGGGAGAATTTCCTCTTCCATGCCCATGATAAATACGTAGGGGAATTCCAGACCCTTGGAGGCGTGCAAGGTCATCATCTGCACACCTTCGGCGCCGTCTTCCTCTTCCTGCTGA belongs to Pseudomonas sp. B21-015 and includes:
- a CDS encoding xanthine phosphoribosyltransferase; translation: MEALHKKIREEGIVLSDQVLKVDAFLNHQIDPALMKLIGDEFATLFKDSGITKIVTIEASGIAPAIMTGLNLGVPVIFARKHQSLTLTENLLSATVYSFTKQTESTVAISPRHLTSSDRVLIIDDFLANGKASQALISIIKQAGATVAGLGIVIEKSFQGGRAELDAQGYRVESLARVQSLKDGVVTFIE